The Algoriphagus halophilus genome window below encodes:
- a CDS encoding chloride channel protein, translated as MPKTDFITKLLIWRLRHLSNQSFIIILSGIIGIVSGLAAVILKSGVHAIQEFLTEDFYNEYANFLYILYPMIGITAAYIVGKYIFKDVGGHGIPDVLFIISKKQSLIPRVKMYSRLFTSALTVGFGGSVGLEAPMVVTGSAIGSNTGLLMHLNAKKRTLLIGCGAAAAISAIFGAPIGAVIFAIEVILMEISTASFIPLLIASVMGSLTSMILIGKDSIFNFNFTENFKASHMPYYLLLGIICGLVSLYFNRAVRRTELALEGLESQTMRMLYGGAFLGFMVFFFPPIYGEGYNTLNQLIEGKSAEILNRSPFFSVIENPYMIIIFLVLIILFKPIASALTIGSGGSGGIFAPSLYVGGIVGFVFAYSKNLFGFHIPLPLASFTLVAMCGVMSGVQHAPLSAIFLIAEITGGYELFVPLMFVSAISFITTTYYQKDSLYSLQLKDKGKFLPESKDQELLELIDITHVIERDLLPVHPDAKLKDLTNLVKISKRNIFPVVDEKKALRGIVTLDDIRDIMFDQSQQDSVFIRDLMHSPPEILLATENMQKAMEKFESSGAWNLPVIENGIYLGFVSKSRIFNAYRKRLIRQKQD; from the coding sequence TTGCCAAAAACAGATTTTATCACAAAGCTTCTAATCTGGCGACTCAGACACCTGAGTAATCAATCCTTTATTATCATCCTTAGCGGGATCATAGGAATAGTATCTGGTCTTGCGGCTGTCATTTTAAAAAGTGGAGTCCATGCCATCCAAGAATTCTTAACAGAAGACTTTTACAACGAATACGCCAATTTTCTATATATCCTTTATCCGATGATAGGGATTACAGCTGCGTATATTGTAGGAAAATACATTTTTAAAGATGTGGGGGGACATGGAATCCCGGATGTATTGTTTATTATTTCCAAGAAGCAAAGCCTCATTCCCAGGGTAAAAATGTATAGCCGACTATTTACTTCGGCGCTGACGGTAGGTTTTGGAGGTTCCGTGGGTTTGGAAGCACCCATGGTGGTAACCGGGTCTGCCATCGGTTCCAATACAGGCTTGCTGATGCATTTAAATGCAAAAAAAAGAACCCTATTGATTGGCTGTGGTGCCGCCGCTGCTATTTCAGCCATCTTCGGAGCGCCCATTGGAGCGGTGATTTTTGCAATTGAGGTGATCCTAATGGAAATAAGCACTGCAAGTTTCATCCCTCTACTCATTGCCTCGGTGATGGGTTCGCTTACCTCAATGATACTAATTGGGAAAGATTCCATTTTTAACTTCAATTTCACAGAAAACTTCAAGGCTTCCCACATGCCCTATTACCTGTTATTAGGTATTATTTGTGGATTAGTATCGCTTTATTTTAACCGTGCAGTAAGAAGAACAGAATTAGCTCTGGAAGGATTGGAAAGCCAAACGATGCGAATGCTATATGGAGGTGCTTTTCTAGGTTTTATGGTGTTTTTCTTCCCGCCGATATATGGTGAAGGTTATAATACCCTAAACCAATTGATTGAAGGAAAGTCGGCTGAAATCTTGAATAGAAGCCCATTTTTCTCCGTGATCGAGAATCCTTATATGATTATCATTTTCTTGGTTTTGATCATTTTATTTAAACCTATTGCTTCCGCTTTAACCATTGGGAGTGGTGGTAGCGGAGGGATATTTGCTCCCTCTCTTTATGTGGGAGGTATCGTAGGTTTTGTCTTTGCCTATTCCAAAAACCTGTTTGGATTCCACATTCCTCTTCCACTGGCATCTTTTACTTTGGTAGCTATGTGCGGGGTCATGAGTGGAGTCCAGCATGCACCACTTTCAGCGATATTCCTTATCGCTGAAATTACAGGAGGATACGAACTATTCGTCCCCTTGATGTTTGTATCTGCAATTTCTTTTATCACCACTACCTATTATCAAAAGGATAGTTTATACTCTCTTCAATTAAAAGACAAAGGTAAATTCCTACCTGAATCAAAAGATCAAGAATTATTGGAGTTAATTGATATTACCCATGTAATTGAACGGGACCTTTTGCCGGTTCATCCGGATGCCAAATTAAAGGACTTGACCAATTTGGTTAAAATTTCGAAGAGAAATATCTTCCCGGTTGTGGATGAGAAAAAAGCACTTAGAGGCATTGTCACTTTAGATGATATTCGAGATATCATGTTTGATCAATCACAACAAGATTCCGTTTTTATACGAGATTTAATGCATAGCCCTCCAGAAATCCTATTGGCTACTGAAAATATGCAAAAAGCCATGGAAAAATTTGAAAGCTCAGGAGCCTGGAACCTCCCAGTAATTGAAAATGGGATTTATTTAGGCTTCGTTTCTAAATCCAGAATATTCAATGCATATAGGAAACGCCTCATTCGTCAGAAGCAAGATTAA
- the mtgA gene encoding monofunctional biosynthetic peptidoglycan transglycosylase, which produces MKVFRKIWRFLWKLGIWFLILSVGFTVLYRFVPVPVTPLMVIRLFEQTFDSEKKVKLSKDWVPMAEISKNAPQAVVAAEDQKFLDHHGFDFEAMKKAWEGNQKGKNIKGASTITQQTVKNVFLWPDRSYLRKGLEAYFTVLVELIWPKERILEVYLNVIEMGNGIYGIEAAAQNYYNKPAAKLNRNEAAMIAAVLPNPIRWNPKKPTPYIIGRQAWILKQMNNLAPIGFGI; this is translated from the coding sequence ATGAAAGTATTTCGTAAGATTTGGAGATTTCTCTGGAAACTAGGTATCTGGTTTCTGATCCTTTCCGTTGGCTTTACAGTTCTATATCGTTTTGTTCCTGTTCCTGTGACACCATTAATGGTGATTCGGCTATTTGAACAAACATTCGATTCAGAAAAAAAGGTGAAATTGTCGAAAGACTGGGTTCCTATGGCCGAAATTTCAAAGAATGCTCCACAGGCTGTGGTAGCAGCAGAAGATCAGAAATTTTTGGATCATCATGGCTTTGACTTTGAGGCCATGAAAAAAGCCTGGGAAGGAAATCAAAAAGGGAAGAATATCAAGGGGGCGAGTACCATTACCCAACAGACTGTAAAAAATGTGTTTTTATGGCCAGATAGAAGTTATCTAAGAAAAGGGTTAGAGGCATATTTTACGGTGCTGGTAGAGTTGATTTGGCCCAAAGAAAGAATCCTTGAAGTTTATTTGAATGTTATAGAAATGGGGAATGGCATTTATGGGATAGAGGCCGCTGCACAAAACTATTATAACAAACCTGCAGCAAAACTGAATAGAAATGAAGCCGCAATGATTGCTGCCGTATTGCCTAATCCTATTCGTTGGAATCCAAAAAAGCCAACTCCTTATATCATAGGAAGACAAGCTTGGATATTAAAACAAATGAATAATTTAGCTCCGATTGGGTTTGGAATCTAA